Proteins found in one Flavobacterium channae genomic segment:
- a CDS encoding four helix bundle protein, with protein MHKFSFEKLDVWIEAKELTKSIYSLTLSFPESEKFGLVSQLRRASVSICSNIAEGTSRISDKDKAHFISMSYSSTMEVLNQLILSFELNYINESSYLDCRNQINSITNKLNSLRNYILKNNN; from the coding sequence ATGCATAAATTTTCATTTGAAAAATTAGATGTTTGGATTGAAGCCAAAGAATTAACAAAATCAATTTACAGCTTAACATTATCTTTTCCAGAAAGTGAAAAGTTTGGACTTGTTTCGCAATTAAGAAGAGCTTCGGTTTCAATTTGCTCAAATATAGCAGAAGGAACATCAAGAATATCGGATAAAGATAAAGCGCATTTTATTTCTATGTCATATAGTTCAACTATGGAAGTTTTAAACCAATTAATTCTTTCTTTCGAATTAAACTATATTAATGAATCTAGCTATCTAGACTGTAGAAATCAAATAAACAGTATTACAAACAAATTGAATTCGTTAAGAAATTATATTCTAAAAAATAACAATTAA
- a CDS encoding WbqC family protein → MNILIHPTYFPSISHYVAMINADAVTFEMEDNFQKQTNRNRMYIYSPNGIQMLNIPVKHATEKHQKYKDVRIENDFGWQKNHFKSLEAAYRTSPFFEYFEDDFRPLFEKNHEFLMDLNLEVFELVNDALGITISPEKTTEFFHEVPEFADFRHLANGKKDTAQLEEYTQVFNDKHGFINNLSILDLLFNEGRYAVDYLKNQKL, encoded by the coding sequence ATGAATATCCTTATACATCCAACTTATTTTCCATCAATTAGTCATTACGTTGCCATGATTAATGCTGATGCTGTTACGTTTGAAATGGAAGACAATTTCCAAAAACAAACCAACAGAAACAGGATGTATATTTATAGTCCAAATGGCATTCAAATGTTGAATATTCCTGTAAAACATGCTACAGAGAAACACCAAAAATATAAAGATGTTCGAATAGAGAATGATTTTGGATGGCAAAAGAATCACTTTAAATCATTAGAAGCGGCTTACAGAACTTCTCCTTTTTTTGAATATTTTGAAGATGATTTTCGTCCTTTATTTGAAAAGAACCATGAGTTTTTAATGGATTTGAATTTAGAAGTATTCGAACTTGTAAATGATGCATTAGGAATCACAATTTCTCCTGAAAAAACAACAGAATTCTTTCATGAAGTTCCAGAATTTGCTGATTTCAGACACTTAGCTAACGGAAAAAAAGATACAGCTCAGTTAGAAGAATATACACAAGTATTTAATGACAAGCATGGTTTTATCAATAACCTTAGCATTCTTGATTTACTTTTCAACGAAGGAAGATACGCAGTTGATTATTTAAAAAATCAAAAACTATAA
- a CDS encoding endonuclease/exonuclease/phosphatase family protein — MRKQSWLSKIMFFLNIVLAVLTFLAYTLPFLTPKAFPILSVLTLGLPLFLFFNFFFFVYWLLQLKRYMLLSGLVLLLGITFINRFYKFSETNLPKEETDFTLMSYNVRLFNLYEWLPKDDVPNQISELIDEKNPDILCLQEFSPNDQVNTAMFPYSYVKLYGGKNKYGQAIYSNYKIINKGEIEFPNSSNNVIYVDILKQKDTLRVYSMHLQSIKISTDIHEKLDEEKSKFIFKRMSEAFTIQQHQAEIIKEHFETCKHAKIICGDLNNSAFSYVYRTIKGDDMKDAFEEAGNGFGKSYNFKYYPARIDYVFVENTIVVKQFKTIDTFFQSDHFPQIARLNLEKKSEE; from the coding sequence ATGCGTAAACAATCATGGTTAAGCAAAATAATGTTTTTTTTAAATATAGTCTTAGCTGTATTGACTTTTCTTGCTTATACGTTACCTTTTCTTACGCCTAAAGCTTTTCCTATATTAAGCGTTTTAACTTTAGGATTACCCTTGTTTTTGTTTTTCAATTTTTTCTTTTTTGTTTATTGGTTACTGCAGTTAAAGCGTTACATGTTGCTGTCTGGTTTGGTATTGTTGCTTGGAATAACATTTATTAATCGGTTTTATAAATTTTCTGAAACAAACTTGCCAAAAGAAGAAACCGATTTTACTTTAATGAGTTACAACGTGCGACTTTTTAATTTGTACGAGTGGCTTCCAAAAGATGATGTTCCGAATCAAATTTCGGAATTGATTGATGAGAAAAATCCTGATATTTTGTGTTTACAAGAGTTTTCTCCAAATGATCAAGTAAATACAGCAATGTTTCCTTACAGTTATGTGAAATTGTATGGTGGAAAAAATAAATACGGTCAGGCAATTTATTCCAATTATAAAATAATAAACAAAGGCGAAATTGAATTTCCGAATTCGAGTAATAATGTTATTTACGTTGATATTTTAAAGCAAAAAGACACTTTGCGCGTGTATAGTATGCACTTGCAATCCATTAAAATAAGTACGGATATTCACGAAAAGTTAGACGAAGAAAAGTCTAAATTTATTTTCAAACGTATGAGTGAAGCTTTTACTATTCAACAACATCAAGCCGAAATTATTAAAGAGCATTTTGAAACGTGCAAACATGCTAAAATTATTTGTGGCGATTTGAATAACAGTGCTTTTTCCTATGTGTACAGAACCATTAAAGGTGATGACATGAAAGATGCTTTTGAAGAGGCGGGTAATGGTTTTGGTAAATCGTATAATTTTAAATATTATCCTGCTCGAATTGATTATGTATTCGTAGAAAATACAATCGTTGTAAAACAATTTAAAACTATAGATACTTTCTTTCAAAGCGACCATTTTCCACAAATTGCTCGTTTGAATTTAGAGAAAAAATCAGAAGAATAA